In the Nicotiana tabacum cultivar K326 chromosome 16, ASM71507v2, whole genome shotgun sequence genome, one interval contains:
- the LOC107816596 gene encoding 2-oxoglutarate and iron-dependent oxygenase domain-containing protein CP2-like, with amino-acid sequence MDQRREAQANEINGSQSNENDGVSSKGPALRLYPCVEQKAENYEDLEEELEFSPHLYSALERHLPSSVLSSSRDNKVQYMTDILLRYSPRADRSRLQKHGEYRQKIISNYQPLHRVLYTMHAADFFVPSFIKAISENKEESFRKIMSEPSPGVFTFEMLQPRFCEMMLAEVQNFEKWVRETKFRIMRPNTMNKFGVVLDDFGLQNMLKKFMEDFIRPISTVFFTEVGGSTLDGHHGFVVEYGTDRDIDLGFHVDDAEVTLNVCLGKQFTGGELFFRGVRCEKHVNSDTQPDVFINRFFQQEIFDYVHVAGRAILHCGRHRHGARATTYGQRINLLIWCRSSVFRETRKYQTDFPSWCAECKREKEERIRQKASILKSELRLRTV; translated from the exons ATGGATCAGAGAAGGGAGGCACAAGCTAACGAGATTAATGGGAGTCAGAGCAATGAAAACGACGGCGTTTCATCGAAGGGGCCAGCGCTGCGGCTGTACCCATGTGTAGAGCAGAAGGCGGAGAACTATGAGGATTTAGAAGAAGAATTGGAGTTCAGCCCACACCTATATAGTGCTCTTGAGCGGCATCTTCCGAGCAGCGTACTCAGTTCATCTCGAGACAACAAGGTCCAATACATGACTGATATTCTCCTCCGTTACTCTCCCCGCGCCGACCGCAGTCGC TTGCAGAAACATGGAGAATACAGGCAGAAAATCATATCAAACTATCAG CCTTTACACAGGGTGTTATATACCATGCACGCCGCAGATTTCTTTGTACCGTCGTTTATTAAGGCGATCAGTGAGAATAAGGAGGAAAGCTTCAGAAAAATAATGTCTGAACCTTCTCCAGGTGTTTTTACATTTGAAATGCTTCAACCGCGTTTTTGTGAGATGATGTTGGCTGAG GTACAAAACTTTGAGAAGTGGGTTCGTGAAACAAAATTCAGAATCATGCGTCCCAATACTATGAACAAATTTGGAGTTGTTCTTGATGACTTTGGCCTTCAAAACATGCTTAAGAAGTTTATGGAAGATTTTATACGCCCTATTTCAACAG TTTTTTTTACTGAAGTTGGTGGATCCACACTCGATGGTCATCATGGTTTTGTCGTTGAGTATGGAACAGACAGAGACATTGACTTGG GTTTCCATGTTGATGATGCGGAGGTCACTTTGAATGTGTGCTTAGGAAAGCAATTCACAGGTGGAGAGTTGTTCTTCCGGGGCGTACGGTGCGAGAAGCATGTGAACTCTGATACACAGCCAGATGTATTTATTAATAGATT TTTTCAACAGGAGATCTTTGATTATGTGCATGTTGCGGGGCGTGCGATTCTACATTGTGGTCGCCATAGGCATGGTGCTAGAGCGACAACATATGGGCAGAGGATCAACTTGTTGATATGGTGCAGAAG CTCTGTTTTCAGAGAGACGAGGAAGTACCAAACAGATTTTCCAAGCTGGTGTGCAGAGTGCAAGCGTGAGAAGGAAGAAAGGATACGGCAAAAAGCTTCTATTCTCAAATCG GAGTTGCGCCTGAGAACTGTATAG